Proteins encoded together in one Desulfosporosinus meridiei DSM 13257 window:
- a CDS encoding YtrH family sporulation protein translates to MVIILSSLFSSTVNNFLISFGVVVGASIFGGIGAVITNDPPLKAMLDIASSIKIWAVAVTLGGTFDSFAVIEKGLFEGEFRSIIKQAIYVLTALLGANMGYKIIKLIQRCSE, encoded by the coding sequence ATGGTAATAATCTTGTCTAGTCTTTTTAGCAGCACTGTAAACAATTTTTTGATTTCCTTTGGGGTAGTAGTTGGAGCTAGCATTTTTGGCGGAATAGGGGCTGTCATAACGAATGATCCACCACTTAAGGCTATGCTTGATATCGCTAGTTCTATTAAAATATGGGCCGTGGCAGTGACCTTGGGAGGTACATTTGATTCTTTCGCGGTAATTGAAAAAGGCTTATTTGAAGGAGAATTTAGATCCATCATAAAGCAAGCGATATATGTTTTGACCGCTCTCTTAGGGGCCAATATGGGCTATAAAATTATTAAGTTAATCCAAAGGTGTAGCGAATGA
- a CDS encoding response regulator transcription factor: MNILVCDDDKEISDAIKIYLENEGYQIFKASNGLEALEVIDEIEVHLVIMDIMMPRMDGLRATLKIREDKNIPVIMLSAKSEDTDKIIGLNMGADDYITKPFNPLELIARVKSQLRRYTTLGSLETKTNVYKTGGLVIDDELKTVTVDGDEVKLTPVQYKMLKLLTANAGRVFSIDEIYEKVWKETAFCPENTVAVHIRKIREKIEINPKEPKYLKVVWGIGYKVEKL; encoded by the coding sequence TTGAATATCTTAGTTTGTGACGATGATAAAGAAATATCGGATGCCATAAAAATTTATTTAGAAAATGAAGGGTATCAAATATTTAAAGCTTCTAATGGCCTAGAAGCGTTGGAAGTCATAGATGAAATTGAAGTACATCTGGTAATTATGGATATTATGATGCCCCGAATGGATGGTTTAAGAGCTACTCTGAAGATCAGAGAAGATAAGAATATACCTGTAATAATGCTCTCAGCAAAATCTGAGGATACTGACAAGATAATTGGGTTAAATATGGGAGCTGACGATTATATCACTAAGCCATTTAACCCTTTGGAATTAATTGCCAGGGTGAAGTCGCAGCTTAGAAGATACACAACTCTGGGAAGTCTGGAAACCAAAACTAATGTCTATAAAACAGGTGGGCTTGTAATAGATGATGAGTTGAAGACAGTAACAGTTGATGGCGATGAAGTAAAATTAACTCCTGTTCAATACAAAATGCTGAAACTGTTGACTGCTAATGCTGGAAGAGTGTTTTCCATTGATGAAATATATGAAAAGGTATGGAAAGAAACGGCCTTTTGTCCGGAAAATACTGTGGCAGTTCATATCAGAAAAATTAGAGAAAAGATAGAAATAAATCCTAAAGAACCTAAATACTTAAAGGTGGTGTGGGGAATTGGATATAAAGTGGAGAAACTATAG
- a CDS encoding nitroreductase family protein: MELLEAMKARRSIRKFKSDPIPESQITQLIESARLAPSGSNLQPTRFVVIKSETARAQLSEATPLPFVSQAPVIIACCIDTESLSGIGTRARELMEAGAFKDTPLEKMDTESYAKRRPMDQATAEAYLRLNAAIAIDHITLRAVDLGLGTCWVMMFDQEKVKQILGLGENYNVVALLPVGYPDQDPNARPRIELSQILLKEV; encoded by the coding sequence ATGGAATTACTAGAAGCAATGAAAGCCAGACGTAGTATTCGTAAATTCAAATCAGACCCAATCCCAGAATCTCAGATTACTCAACTTATTGAATCTGCAAGACTAGCTCCTTCTGGCAGTAATCTACAACCCACCCGCTTTGTCGTGATTAAAAGTGAAACCGCTCGTGCACAATTAAGCGAAGCTACTCCCTTACCCTTTGTAAGTCAGGCACCAGTTATCATCGCCTGCTGTATAGACACAGAATCCCTTAGTGGCATAGGAACCCGCGCACGCGAACTCATGGAGGCAGGAGCCTTTAAAGATACTCCCCTCGAAAAAATGGACACCGAAAGCTATGCCAAACGCCGACCGATGGATCAAGCCACTGCCGAAGCCTACTTACGCTTAAATGCCGCCATTGCTATCGATCATATTACATTGCGTGCTGTCGACCTGGGCCTTGGCACGTGCTGGGTTATGATGTTCGATCAAGAAAAGGTAAAGCAGATTTTAGGACTAGGCGAGAACTACAATGTTGTAGCCTTACTGCCTGTCGGCTACCCTGACCAAGACCCAAATGCTCGCCCTCGAATCGAGTTAAGCCAGATTTTACTTAAAGAGGTTTAA
- a CDS encoding MerR family transcriptional regulator, with amino-acid sequence MSYTISQVAEKFDLTAHTIRYYDKEGLLPFVERSKSGSREFSDSDLEWLKLICCLKNTGMPLKQIKQYIEWCLQGDETLEIRRQLFLDHRKEVLKQMADLRENLKIIDFKLKIYDTGCNIPTHK; translated from the coding sequence ATGAGTTACACCATCAGTCAAGTAGCTGAGAAATTTGATTTAACTGCACACACAATACGCTATTATGACAAGGAGGGGCTGCTTCCTTTTGTTGAGCGTAGCAAATCTGGAAGCAGAGAGTTTTCGGATAGTGACCTCGAGTGGTTAAAACTCATTTGTTGTTTAAAAAATACCGGAATGCCTTTAAAACAAATTAAGCAATATATCGAATGGTGTCTGCAAGGTGATGAGACGTTAGAAATTCGTCGGCAATTGTTTCTCGATCACCGCAAAGAGGTTCTAAAGCAAATGGCTGATTTAAGAGAAAACCTGAAAATTATTGATTTCAAACTTAAAATATATGACACTGGTTGTAATATCCCCACACATAAGTAA
- a CDS encoding MarR family winged helix-turn-helix transcriptional regulator: MLEPSGLKVTQYSLLRNLEWAKLVSMTELARIMRIDRTTLNRNIKPLVKAGLIEVNASGEDSRSRNVTLTEAGKVTLANAGVLWREAQEAIEEYLGIEELDTLRNLLSKLEALV; the protein is encoded by the coding sequence GTGCTAGAACCGAGTGGGTTAAAGGTTACTCAGTATTCATTATTGCGAAATCTTGAATGGGCTAAGTTAGTTAGTATGACTGAGCTGGCCAGAATTATGCGCATTGATCGGACTACCTTGAATCGTAATATAAAGCCCCTGGTGAAAGCAGGTTTAATAGAAGTTAATGCTTCGGGAGAAGACTCACGTTCAAGAAATGTGACGCTCACCGAGGCAGGGAAGGTTACCTTAGCTAATGCCGGGGTGTTGTGGAGGGAGGCCCAAGAAGCTATAGAAGAATATTTGGGAATTGAGGAATTAGATACTCTTAGGAATTTACTTTCGAAGCTTGAGGCTTTGGTTTAA
- a CDS encoding epoxyqueuosine reductase, with product MSLTTQIKEFALDIGYSKVGIIPAESFPEYIADLTNRQEMYSFYIKGAYRPLLGAEPRSLMPKAKSIITTVYDYSQKNFPKELTEKVGRVYQARCYNAPPERINGARPQLMKNFLRQLGCEVGEKISLPERLVAAKAGIVNYGRNNFAYAEGIGSFIYLTSFVVDKELDYDSPSFVVGCPEGCSACMKACPTQAIYEPLKLNPRRCIAFNTFITQDRMAGSYIEPEIRDKMGTKIHGCDICQEVCPRNQARLKEKLLEDEFLVKVAQDFSLAKILNMTDNLYLSRIQPLMYNYIKEKKYFQRNAAIALGNLGDPAFIPDLSVAMHDPEELVRGYAAWALGKIGGQLAKGILTEGNRRETSEFAKREIRDALLRIE from the coding sequence ATGTCTTTAACAACCCAAATAAAGGAGTTTGCCTTGGATATAGGCTATAGCAAAGTTGGGATTATACCTGCTGAAAGCTTTCCGGAATACATAGCTGATTTAACTAATCGACAGGAGATGTATTCATTCTATATCAAGGGAGCCTATCGTCCGTTGCTTGGAGCAGAACCACGTTCACTGATGCCCAAGGCAAAGTCGATCATTACAACAGTCTATGATTATTCGCAAAAGAACTTCCCAAAGGAATTGACGGAAAAAGTTGGCAGAGTATATCAAGCTAGGTGTTATAATGCTCCTCCTGAGCGGATCAATGGAGCCAGGCCACAATTGATGAAGAATTTTCTGCGTCAACTAGGATGCGAAGTTGGAGAAAAAATCAGTTTGCCGGAAAGATTAGTCGCTGCCAAAGCAGGCATCGTGAATTACGGAAGGAATAATTTTGCTTATGCAGAAGGTATAGGCTCTTTCATCTATCTTACTTCTTTCGTAGTCGATAAGGAGCTGGACTATGATAGCCCTAGTTTTGTGGTGGGTTGCCCGGAAGGCTGTTCAGCCTGCATGAAAGCTTGTCCGACCCAAGCCATTTATGAACCTTTAAAATTGAACCCCCGCCGTTGTATCGCCTTTAATACCTTCATAACTCAAGATCGTATGGCAGGAAGTTACATTGAACCAGAGATTCGTGATAAAATGGGCACAAAGATTCATGGGTGTGACATCTGTCAAGAGGTCTGTCCCCGAAATCAGGCAAGGTTAAAGGAAAAACTTCTCGAAGATGAGTTTTTGGTTAAAGTGGCTCAGGATTTTAGTCTCGCGAAAATCCTTAATATGACAGACAATCTTTATTTATCGAGAATACAACCATTAATGTACAATTATATAAAAGAGAAGAAATATTTTCAGCGTAATGCAGCCATTGCCCTTGGGAACCTAGGTGATCCGGCATTTATACCTGATCTGTCAGTTGCCATGCATGATCCGGAAGAGCTGGTACGTGGTTATGCAGCTTGGGCTTTAGGGAAAATTGGCGGCCAGTTAGCCAAAGGAATTCTTACGGAAGGTAACCGCAGGGAAACATCCGAATTTGCCAAGAGAGAGATTAGAGATGCCTTATTGAGGATTGAATAG
- a CDS encoding DUF362 domain-containing protein, with amino-acid sequence MEKSKVYYADMHVTMKENLQQKLSRLIKTAGMNQIDFKKKYAAIKIHFGEPGNLSYLRPNFAKTVVDIVKELGGKPFLTDCNTLYVGGRKNALDHLDSAYLNGFSPFSTGCHVLIADGLKGTDEALIPVEGGNYVKEAKIGQAIMDADVFISLNHFKGHELTGFGGALKNIGMGCGSRAGKMEMHSSGKPQVFQKKCIGCGVCTKICAHNAITVTEHKANINHLNCVGCGRCIGVCPTDAVQADWGESNEILNKKIAEYTWAVLKGRPHFHISLVIDVSPFCDCHSENDVPIVPNVGMFASFDPVALDAACADAVNSQPVMAGSILDKNSPGHHDHFTAVSPTTDWKVAIDYAVEMGLGTKDYELITI; translated from the coding sequence TTGGAAAAATCAAAGGTGTATTATGCGGATATGCACGTGACCATGAAAGAAAATTTGCAGCAGAAGTTAAGCCGGCTGATCAAAACTGCAGGAATGAATCAAATTGATTTTAAGAAAAAATACGCCGCAATTAAAATTCATTTTGGCGAACCGGGAAACTTATCCTACCTACGACCAAATTTCGCCAAAACTGTCGTGGATATTGTGAAGGAACTAGGCGGAAAACCCTTTCTGACTGATTGTAATACCTTATATGTCGGTGGCAGAAAGAATGCTCTTGACCATCTGGATTCAGCTTACCTCAATGGCTTTTCTCCTTTTTCTACAGGTTGTCATGTCCTGATTGCCGATGGCTTGAAAGGTACCGACGAGGCATTAATTCCCGTTGAAGGCGGTAACTATGTGAAAGAAGCAAAGATTGGGCAAGCTATTATGGATGCCGATGTATTCATTTCTCTAAACCATTTCAAGGGCCATGAACTGACCGGTTTTGGCGGTGCCTTAAAAAATATTGGAATGGGCTGCGGGTCTCGCGCCGGCAAAATGGAAATGCACAGCAGCGGAAAACCCCAAGTTTTTCAGAAGAAATGCATTGGCTGTGGTGTATGTACAAAAATCTGCGCCCATAATGCCATAACCGTGACAGAACACAAAGCTAACATAAATCATCTAAACTGTGTAGGCTGCGGACGCTGTATTGGCGTATGTCCAACGGATGCAGTTCAAGCTGATTGGGGCGAGTCCAATGAAATATTGAATAAAAAGATTGCTGAATACACCTGGGCCGTACTGAAGGGGCGCCCCCATTTCCACATCAGTTTAGTAATTGATGTATCCCCTTTCTGCGACTGTCATTCTGAGAACGATGTCCCGATTGTTCCAAATGTAGGTATGTTTGCCTCCTTTGACCCGGTAGCCCTCGATGCAGCCTGTGCAGATGCTGTAAACTCTCAGCCTGTTATGGCCGGCAGTATCTTAGACAAAAATTCCCCAGGGCATCATGATCATTTTACCGCTGTCAGCCCAACCACCGACTGGAAAGTGGCAATTGACTACGCCGTTGAAATGGGGCTAGGCACTAAGGACTATGAGTTAATTACAATTTAA
- a CDS encoding sensor histidine kinase, with the protein MDIKWRNYSHSVVAKVVAFIIVILCLTSSITIFANIEVLHNEDFDIVFEESYYQGKDYLSNCSEVIENIKKVQKYKSKENILNGGTLTENVIAEQEDRLFWDFQYNSKSYNPNLTPEENHKIFKEVYADKLVQAKNSQIKQDLNDFNMALQRLAGYEGLVYYAKNGETEFSNSTDKAKEYFKTFPAYMIFEGYENEVFPQEVNQNTRYYWLSSSTNNIEQQDAIYIAFTQDYLNPRIVEWQDNKLLITDSLYQIAALLIVLIVAFIYLIVVVGRKPYDNQVQLNFFSRIFNDFNLVMCILLVAIWAIVISESEQFKSLNLIFLITLFAASLSLLLVLSLVTHFKNRTLMKNTLIYKIFHRLFSFFRDIYNSGSVGLKVVLIVIGYPIIVAITFFMFPITLGAAAWIAHKKVKEFNAIKEGVKKVKDGDLHFSINASGDGEFAKLAADINSIADGLSKAVENEIKSERLKTELITNVSHDIRTPLTSIITYVDLLKHEKDQSKVDNYLEIIDQKSQRLKVLTEDLFEAAKASSGNIQVNLEAIDLMSLITQGLGELDDKIQESELDFKISHPKDRLVVKADGKLLWRAIENLLSNIFKYALQGSRVYIDVTNVGTVATLTIKNISAYELNISSDELMERFKRGDESRSSQGSGLGLSIAKSLLEIQRGSFNIEIDGDLFKAIIQMPLVQTN; encoded by the coding sequence TTGGATATAAAGTGGAGAAACTATAGTCATTCAGTGGTAGCTAAGGTTGTGGCTTTTATAATCGTGATCCTTTGTTTGACTAGTTCCATAACAATATTTGCAAATATTGAAGTTTTGCATAATGAAGATTTTGATATTGTTTTTGAAGAAAGTTATTATCAAGGTAAGGATTACTTAAGCAACTGCTCAGAAGTCATTGAAAATATCAAGAAGGTGCAAAAATATAAGAGCAAAGAGAACATTTTAAATGGTGGAACTTTGACTGAAAATGTCATAGCAGAGCAAGAAGACAGATTGTTTTGGGATTTTCAATATAACTCAAAAAGCTATAATCCTAATTTAACGCCTGAGGAGAATCATAAGATATTTAAAGAAGTATACGCTGATAAACTTGTGCAAGCAAAGAATAGTCAAATCAAACAGGATCTTAATGATTTTAATATGGCCTTGCAAAGATTAGCAGGATACGAAGGCCTTGTTTATTATGCTAAGAATGGTGAAACGGAATTCTCTAACAGCACAGATAAAGCTAAAGAATACTTCAAAACTTTTCCAGCTTATATGATATTTGAGGGCTATGAAAATGAAGTATTTCCTCAAGAAGTGAACCAAAATACGCGGTATTACTGGCTTTCATCAAGTACAAATAATATAGAGCAACAAGATGCTATTTATATCGCTTTTACTCAGGATTATTTGAATCCCAGAATTGTCGAATGGCAAGACAATAAGCTGTTGATAACAGATAGTCTCTATCAAATAGCTGCCTTGTTAATAGTATTAATTGTCGCTTTCATATATTTAATAGTTGTAGTAGGAAGGAAACCCTATGACAATCAGGTGCAGCTGAATTTCTTCAGCAGAATCTTTAATGATTTCAACTTAGTTATGTGCATTTTGCTGGTCGCTATATGGGCAATTGTCATCTCTGAATCAGAGCAGTTTAAAAGCCTTAACCTTATATTCCTAATAACTTTATTTGCTGCAAGTTTAAGTCTATTATTGGTTCTTTCTTTAGTGACGCATTTTAAAAACCGGACTTTAATGAAGAATACCTTGATCTACAAAATATTTCATAGACTATTTAGCTTCTTCAGAGATATCTATAACAGTGGAAGTGTAGGTTTAAAGGTTGTCTTAATCGTTATAGGCTATCCAATAATCGTAGCCATAACATTTTTTATGTTTCCGATAACTCTTGGAGCTGCAGCCTGGATAGCGCATAAGAAGGTTAAGGAATTTAACGCTATAAAAGAAGGGGTGAAAAAAGTAAAAGACGGGGATCTCCACTTCAGCATAAACGCCTCCGGAGATGGAGAGTTTGCCAAGCTGGCGGCAGATATTAACAGTATCGCAGACGGGCTATCTAAAGCTGTTGAAAACGAGATCAAAAGTGAACGGTTAAAAACAGAATTAATTACTAATGTCTCCCATGACATTCGAACTCCCTTAACTTCAATCATTACCTATGTTGACTTATTGAAACACGAAAAAGATCAATCAAAGGTAGATAATTATTTAGAAATAATCGATCAGAAGTCACAACGGTTAAAAGTACTAACAGAGGATTTGTTTGAAGCTGCTAAAGCATCAAGTGGGAATATTCAAGTTAATTTAGAAGCAATTGATCTTATGTCTTTAATAACCCAAGGGTTAGGCGAGCTTGACGACAAAATCCAGGAGAGTGAGTTAGATTTCAAAATCAGTCATCCAAAGGATAGACTGGTCGTTAAAGCTGATGGGAAGTTATTGTGGCGAGCTATCGAGAATTTGTTATCAAATATATTTAAATACGCCCTGCAAGGGTCAAGAGTCTATATCGATGTTACCAATGTAGGAACTGTAGCAACACTAACTATTAAAAATATTTCAGCCTATGAACTAAATATCTCTTCTGACGAGCTTATGGAGCGATTCAAGAGAGGGGATGAATCTAGAAGCAGTCAAGGCAGCGGGTTGGGATTATCAATTGCTAAGAGTTTGCTAGAAATTCAAAGAGGCAGTTTTAATATTGAGATAGATGGAGATTTATTTAAAGCAATAATTCAAATGCCCCTTGTACAGACAAATTAG
- a CDS encoding FRG domain-containing protein, whose protein sequence is MPNGEQLTGPVTQCVSRINSVDGFLNAVDKVFQRICPIGRCELWYRGQNQPANPTGFNLTPSIARSGRNPLMEIIYLSKFKSYAIPSVQGLPSFPIPNGSDAYWHWLFMMQHYGVPTRLLDWSRDALTALFFALDGRGPNDAGKDAAVWILNPVRLNEAFSFHSFVNPGYIPNVNERIVNLYFGPNAEIPSNKKPAAVIGPLNNTHIVAQRGVFTLFPHDKEIKSLNLFSDASNYLVEICIAAESISLISEQLKRYGVTRFTLYPDITEVRNQIALEGEEEGQLPVAAPDTTQEIATQSVKINQGKPHFTGSAFNETGSSFLSVKSHE, encoded by the coding sequence ATGCCTAATGGAGAACAACTAACGGGCCCTGTAACTCAATGTGTGTCTCGAATTAACAGTGTTGACGGGTTTTTGAATGCTGTAGATAAAGTGTTCCAGAGAATTTGTCCTATTGGAAGATGTGAATTATGGTATCGTGGTCAAAACCAACCTGCGAATCCAACTGGATTTAATCTAACACCAAGTATTGCTCGATCTGGCCGCAATCCGCTGATGGAGATTATCTATCTATCAAAGTTTAAATCCTATGCTATTCCTAGTGTTCAGGGATTACCCTCCTTTCCTATACCGAATGGCTCGGATGCCTATTGGCACTGGCTCTTTATGATGCAGCATTATGGGGTACCAACCCGGTTATTGGATTGGAGCCGTGATGCACTAACTGCGCTATTCTTTGCTTTAGATGGTCGAGGGCCTAATGATGCCGGAAAAGATGCTGCGGTTTGGATTCTTAATCCTGTTCGGCTCAATGAAGCCTTTTCCTTTCATAGTTTTGTGAACCCAGGATATATTCCTAATGTCAATGAAAGAATTGTTAATCTATACTTTGGTCCAAATGCTGAAATCCCTTCGAATAAGAAACCGGCTGCAGTAATCGGACCTCTGAACAACACCCACATTGTTGCTCAACGTGGAGTTTTTACTCTATTTCCTCATGATAAGGAGATTAAATCTTTAAATCTCTTCTCAGACGCATCCAATTATCTTGTTGAGATTTGTATCGCTGCTGAAAGCATTTCCTTAATTTCTGAGCAGTTAAAACGATACGGAGTCACACGGTTTACGCTTTACCCAGATATCACGGAGGTCAGAAATCAAATTGCTCTTGAAGGCGAAGAGGAGGGACAGCTTCCCGTTGCAGCTCCTGATACTACTCAGGAAATTGCAACACAATCAGTAAAGATTAACCAAGGGAAGCCACATTTCACTGGTAGTGCATTCAATGAGACAGGGTCTTCCTTTCTTTCTGTAAAAAGTCACGAATGA
- a CDS encoding prolyl-tRNA synthetase associated domain-containing protein produces the protein MQSIQIDPTLYNTKPDEADRTRKEMDTYDQLDKLGISYFRLDHEETPSIEACDEIEKLLGIEICKNLFLCNTQKTRFYLLMMPGRKKFRTKDLSRQINSSRLSFAEADDMEKYLNIVPGSVSVLGLMNDVNKCVTLLIDKDVLRDEFLGCHPCVNTSSLKIKTADLLSKFLPYTGHEPTLVEL, from the coding sequence ATGCAAAGTATACAAATAGATCCTACTCTTTATAACACAAAACCTGACGAGGCAGACCGTACCCGAAAAGAAATGGATACTTACGACCAATTAGATAAGTTAGGTATTTCCTATTTCCGGTTAGACCATGAAGAAACACCATCTATTGAGGCTTGTGATGAAATAGAGAAGCTATTAGGAATTGAAATCTGCAAAAATCTATTTCTTTGTAACACCCAAAAAACAAGGTTTTATCTGCTAATGATGCCGGGCCGCAAGAAGTTTAGAACGAAGGATTTATCCAGACAAATTAATTCTTCCAGATTATCCTTTGCTGAGGCGGATGATATGGAGAAGTACCTAAACATAGTTCCAGGATCAGTCAGCGTATTAGGTCTTATGAACGATGTAAACAAATGTGTAACTCTGTTAATTGATAAAGATGTATTACGGGATGAATTTCTTGGATGCCATCCCTGTGTCAACACATCAAGCTTAAAAATCAAGACTGCAGACCTTTTATCCAAGTTTTTGCCTTATACCGGACATGAACCTACTCTCGTAGAATTGTGA
- a CDS encoding DUF3786 domain-containing protein: METNYRIAYNKYWQDLKKMVPEEIATHLAVTYSSDTQQFIVSFFNSEYIVDYSTERIYRKSDGHVPEINASIIMLNYLAYAKKPQDMPRKWVSLKELPKGGMLFYPAFHKDSILGLVKSFGQQPKGLLECAAALGGVPASFGDASAVFQAFPEIPLCVIVWEGDEEVQANATILFEPSIEHLLHIESAIGLGMYLASKLRREAKSFL; encoded by the coding sequence ATGGAAACAAATTACCGAATTGCCTATAATAAATACTGGCAGGACTTAAAAAAGATGGTTCCAGAAGAAATTGCCACACACCTGGCGGTGACCTATTCTAGCGATACTCAACAATTCATTGTAAGCTTCTTCAATTCAGAGTATATAGTAGATTATAGTACCGAAAGAATCTACAGGAAATCAGACGGACATGTACCTGAGATAAACGCCTCAATAATAATGCTTAACTACCTGGCCTATGCTAAAAAGCCTCAAGACATGCCTAGAAAATGGGTTAGCCTCAAAGAGCTTCCGAAGGGTGGAATGTTGTTCTATCCTGCCTTTCATAAAGATTCGATCTTAGGTCTTGTTAAATCCTTCGGGCAACAGCCCAAAGGATTGTTAGAGTGCGCTGCTGCCTTAGGTGGAGTTCCGGCATCCTTTGGTGATGCGTCAGCTGTTTTTCAAGCCTTTCCCGAAATCCCTCTATGTGTAATAGTTTGGGAAGGGGACGAAGAAGTTCAGGCAAATGCTACCATCCTATTCGAGCCTTCTATTGAACATCTACTGCATATTGAGAGTGCAATTGGGTTGGGGATGTATCTGGCAAGTAAATTAAGGCGGGAAGCAAAATCCTTTTTATAA
- a CDS encoding MFS transporter: protein MKNIDAEQNHFELRSSLVLIMAIASGITVANLYYSQPLLVEIAESFHVTQVSVGIVAMLTQIGYALGMLSILPLADIKEKRFLIVFMLLCSACALLAMYFSFNITVISIASFAVGFTSVVPQLIVPFAAQLANPQERGKIIGTVMSGLFIGILVSRTFSGLVGEYWGWRSVYLIAAVLMIILAVFLSKLLPLCPPTSSMKYQELFKSMVSLTKGLPVLREASLNGALMFASFSAFWTSLVFLLESSHYNMGADAAGLFGLVGVTGAMAAPIVGRIADKRSPKFTVVIGMISVTMAYICFITLGFKLWGLIIGVVFLDLGVQSCQISNQARVHSLNDEARNRLNTVYMVSYFSGGALGSYLGSYSYAHFGWYGVCSLGLLTQLIAFIALKTYKAKPHI from the coding sequence TTGAAGAATATCGATGCTGAACAAAATCATTTTGAATTAAGAAGTTCTTTGGTGTTAATAATGGCTATAGCCAGCGGTATAACTGTGGCTAATTTATATTATAGTCAACCGTTACTTGTAGAAATTGCGGAAAGCTTTCATGTAACTCAGGTTAGTGTTGGTATTGTAGCTATGCTTACTCAGATCGGATATGCCCTAGGTATGCTGAGTATTTTACCTTTAGCGGATATTAAGGAAAAAAGGTTTTTAATTGTTTTTATGCTCCTGTGTTCTGCTTGTGCATTGTTAGCTATGTATTTTTCTTTTAATATAACTGTGATTTCCATTGCATCCTTTGCTGTTGGCTTTACCTCTGTGGTTCCTCAGCTAATTGTTCCCTTTGCTGCACAGTTAGCCAATCCCCAAGAGAGAGGAAAGATCATTGGAACTGTCATGAGTGGCCTTTTTATAGGCATTTTGGTCTCTCGTACCTTTAGTGGTCTTGTAGGTGAATATTGGGGGTGGAGAAGTGTTTATTTAATTGCAGCTGTTTTAATGATTATTCTAGCCGTTTTCTTAAGCAAATTGCTGCCATTATGTCCACCGACTTCGAGTATGAAATATCAAGAATTGTTCAAATCTATGGTGAGTTTGACCAAAGGTCTTCCGGTATTAAGGGAGGCATCTTTGAATGGAGCACTGATGTTCGCCTCCTTCAGTGCCTTTTGGACATCTTTGGTTTTCTTGCTCGAGAGTTCACACTATAATATGGGAGCTGATGCTGCCGGTCTCTTTGGATTAGTTGGTGTGACGGGCGCTATGGCTGCTCCGATCGTTGGCAGGATAGCGGACAAACGAAGCCCGAAATTCACAGTAGTAATCGGCATGATCTCAGTAACAATGGCTTATATTTGTTTTATTACTTTAGGCTTTAAACTATGGGGATTGATTATTGGAGTGGTATTTCTTGATTTAGGGGTTCAATCTTGTCAGATTTCCAATCAGGCTAGAGTGCATTCTCTTAACGATGAAGCGCGTAACAGACTAAATACAGTTTACATGGTCTCATACTTTAGCGGAGGTGCCCTGGGATCCTATCTGGGATCATACAGCTATGCCCATTTTGGGTGGTATGGAGTTTGCAGTTTAGGACTACTAACTCAACTAATAGCCTTTATAGCTCTCAAGACCTATAAAGCAAAGCCACATATCTAA